The following are from one region of the Erwinia billingiae Eb661 genome:
- a CDS encoding GntR family transcriptional regulator codes for MSTVILSTADMLARELKILINTGALRDGDRLVERDLASQFSVSRIPLREAIQKLEREGLVDVYRNRGAVVRTLTASDVDEIYPLRALLEGDAIFHSVQNMDAETLTRAELVHKLLGSATESTLQGQYNREFHELLYRRCKNQRLLKMITELREQVERYEHLQHRLLSETAKFQDEHALILKACLEDDPAAARDRTVEHILSAGQVLKSYIANR; via the coding sequence ATGAGTACGGTTATCCTTTCAACTGCGGACATGCTTGCCCGTGAGCTTAAAATTTTAATTAACACCGGCGCGTTGCGGGATGGCGATCGCCTTGTTGAAAGAGACCTCGCCAGCCAGTTTTCTGTCAGCCGCATCCCGCTGAGAGAAGCGATCCAGAAACTTGAGCGGGAAGGTTTGGTAGACGTTTACCGAAACCGGGGAGCCGTTGTCAGAACCCTTACGGCCAGCGACGTTGACGAAATTTACCCACTTCGGGCATTACTGGAAGGCGATGCGATCTTCCACAGCGTGCAAAACATGGATGCCGAAACCCTTACGCGCGCAGAGCTTGTGCACAAGCTTCTGGGTAGCGCGACAGAATCAACGTTGCAGGGACAGTACAATCGGGAATTTCATGAACTGCTTTATCGACGCTGTAAAAATCAACGCCTGTTGAAGATGATTACTGAACTACGCGAGCAGGTAGAGAGATATGAACACCTACAGCATCGATTGCTGTCGGAAACGGCTAAGTTTCAGGATGAACATGCGCTTATTTTAAAGGCCTGCCTGGAAGACGATCCCGCTGCTGCGCGCGACCGTACCGTTGAACATATACTTTCAGCCGGGCAGGTTCTGAAAAGCTATATTGCCAATCGGTAA